In the genome of Calothrix sp. PCC 6303, the window ATTCAAAGGAATATTATCATCAACTAAAGTACGGAAAACATATAAGACTGCTGCTTGGGTTACAGCTTTAGGAGCATTAAAGTTACTATTTAGTTGTGTAGATGTGCCAGTAAAATCAATTATTGCACTGCTATTTTCTTGGTTAATTGTGACTTTAACTTTAATTCTAGCTCCCCCATCCATTTCATAAATGAACTCACTATCCTTTAAAACGTCAATTGCCCGTCTGACTGCTTCCTCAGCATTATCCTGAACAAACTTCATGTAAGCTTGAACAGTTTCAATCCCGTATTTATCCACCATTTTTAAAAGTTCCTGCACCCCCCTATTATTCGCGGCGATTTGAGCTTTGAAATCAGCGATGTTTTGATCAGGATTCCTTGCTGGGTAAGGGTGGGTTACTAAATGCGATCGCACAGAGGTTTCTAAGAAGTTTCCCCCTGCAACCAAGAGAAAATTATCAAACATAATTCCCTCTTCTACAATTGTTGTACTATGGGGAGGCATAGAACCGGGAGTAATTCCGCCAATATCAGCTTGATGTCCGCGAGAAGCAACATAGAAAATAACTTGTTTTTCCTCCAAGTCAAAAACAGGAGTAATTGCTGTGACATCAGGAAGATGAGTCCCCCCATTGTAAGGATTATTAGATAAGTACACATTTCCCGGTTTAATCGTACTACCTTTATCACAAATCAAACTGCGAACACTCTCACTCATCGAGCCTAAATGTACAGGAATGTGGGGAGCATTTGCCACTAATAATCCAGCTTTATCAAAAATAGCGCAGGAGAAATCAAGACGTTCTTTGATATTTACAGATGTCGCTGTATTTTGCAGAACAATCCCCATTTGTTCAGCAATAAATTGATAAAGATTTTTGAATATTTCTAAACGAACAGGATCAGGTTTAGGTATTGTAGACATTTTTGATTCCTATGAATTAAGTAAGTTTTAGTCTAGCTAGAGAAGTAGCATCAGCTAACATCATTTCTGTGTTGTAAAAATACGATATGATACTTAACACAGCTTTCAAATACTTTCAGATATACTCGATGCCAATTTTAACGGTGGATATCCTATGCTATGAAGCAGCAATATTTTCGGCAGCAGAATCTCAGCATCTCGAACCTATCCTCTACGGTGTCACAGACGGTAAAGCCATTGGAACATATTTAGAACAAAAATTTAGACTTTATCTCCAGGGTAAATATGAGTTTATCAAAGGTAATTCAGCAAGTGGAATTGACTTTCCAGATTTGCTTGTTGATGTAAAAGTAACCGGTGTTAGACAACCTCAATCATCATGTCCCTTTAAATCTGCACGACAAATGATCAGGTTACAGTTTTTGACGATACAGTTTATTTCCTCAGTTTTGAAGATGAGCAAATTACTCAAAAAACATTTACACTTTTAACCAGCTTATCAGCAATAAATTTTTATTCATCTTTGATTTTTTGGGATGAAAAACGTCCAATTAAAGCTAGTATTTTGAATAGCTTAGACTTGTCATCGCTATTAGTAGCTATAAACTCCTAAAAAGCAGAATCTAATCAATTCATTAATTTTGACGCTGCAAAACTAGATGATTGAGTTCTGTTAACCTTGCTTCCCAGTTCGGTTCAACTACAATTGTGCTAATTTTTTCCACAATAATTGCAGTTCCTTGAATTCTATCTCCCGGTTGTAAATCTTCTCGTTGATAAACCGGGGTATCATGCCATTTATCCGCAGTAAACATCCTGACAATTTCTACAGGTTTAGGTAATTCCAGCAAAGAACGACTCCGACAAACAAAAGGTTCTTCAGGGGTATCCATTTTCTGAATTAACTCTACCGAAATAGACTCTACAATTACAGCCTTTTCTAACTGAATAAAACCATAACGTAACTTATGCTCAACCTCAAACTTATCTCGCATCTGCTGCCAATTTAAATCAAAATCAACACCCAAAACAGAATTAGTTCCCGCATACTTCAAACTCACCTTCCTCATCACCTCCAGTGTATTTTCTCCAATCAAACCTCCGCGTACCTCTGCGCTTCCCTCTGTGTTTTTCTGCGTTTTAAACTCTTTTCCCTCTTCCTCCTCCAAACCCTGCATCAACACCTGCAACCGTGACACCAACCCCTGACTTAAAACCTCCTCCACCCCTGCTTCCCGAATAGTTCTCACATCCGCTAATCCCATCCCATAAGCTGAAAGTACCCCCGCATAGGGATGTAAAAATATCCGCTTCATCCCCAAATTATCCGCAAGCAAACAAGCAACTTGCCCACCTGCACCACCAAAACAACAAAGCACATATTCGGTGACATCATAACCACGTTGCAGGCTAATTTTCTTGATAGCATTAGCCATATTCTCGACAGCGATCGCTATAAAGCCAGAAGCCGCTTGTTCTGGTGTATGATGATTTCCTGTGTTAACTGCTAATTCGGCAAATTTGTCAACTACAATTTCTCGATCCAAAGGTAAATTCCCATCCATCCCAAACACAGCAGGGAAATACTGGGGATGAATTTTCCCCAACAACACATTTGCATCCGTTACCGTCAATTTTCCCCCACGTCGGTAACAAGCAGGACCCGGATTTGAACCCGCAGATTCGGGTCCCACGCGGTAACTGGAACCATCAAAGGCTAAAATGGAACCACCACCAGCAGCAATGGTATTGATTGCTAAAACTGGAACTCGCATCCTAATACCAGCGATCTCAGAATCTAATTGACGTTCATATTCCCCGTGAAAATGGGCAACATCTGTACTTGTTCCCCCCATGTCAAAGGTGATAATCGACTCAAAACCGCCCCTTTTACAGCTTTGAACAGCCCCCACGATTCCCCCCGCAGGACCACTCAAAATGCTGTCTTTGCCTTGAAATTTGGCTGCTGCAACTAAACCCCCATCAGACTTCATAAACATCAATCTGACTCCAGGTAGCTGACCACTAACTTGATTCACATAACGACGCAGAATCGGAGTTAGGTAAGCATCCACAACAGTTGTATCCCCTCGACTCACCAACTTCATTAAGGGACTAACTTGGTGAGATACAGATATTTGAGTAAATCCAATTTCTTGAGCAAGTAACGCTACTTGTTGCTCGTGAGCGTGATAGCGATCGCTATGCATAAATACTATGGCACAGCTAAGGATTCCTTGGTCATAAGCTGCTGCTAAATCCTGTCGAACTTGTTGGATATTTACCGGGATAAGTTCTTGTCCATGAGCATCATACCGTTCCTCCACCTCAATTACTTGCTCATACAACATAGTTGGCAAAATAATGTGACGGGCAAAAATATCGGGACGATTTTGATAACCAATTCGCAACGCATCTTTAAACCCTTGGGTAATCAATAATGCAACCCTGTCTCCCTTCCTCTCCAACAGTGCATTTGTTGCCACAGTTGTCCCCATTTTTACCACTTCTATTTCTTCTGTGGGAATAGGTTGATTTTTGGGAATCCCTAATATATCTCGAATTCCTTGAATAGCTGCATCTGGATATTGTTCAGGATTTTCAGAAAGTAACTTATGAACTATTATCCATTCTTTATTTGGTAGAGGAACAATTAAAAAACGTTGTGGATATGTTGCTAATCTGTCAATTATTTCCTGATTATTAGTAACTGCCACAACATCTGTAAATGTACCACCACGGTCAGCAAAAACTTTTAGCATATTTCTGTTATTTGTCTACAGAATTTATCCAATTTTTCCTAAAAATACCTCGAATTTAGCCTAACTACATTAGTTTTGATAGAATATCAATAGTTTACAGAAAACAAGTATTTGTACTATTGTAGATCGGCTACTGCGAGAGGCAACCCAAGCTAAATAACAGATTTACAAAATACCTTTTCCTAAAACCTTACGTTTCAACACTAATATCCGAGGTCGAGCACCTTTACCGGAAAATCCTAATCCTTCACGGAAAATTTCTGGCATATAAAATCTTGCTTCATTATCTTTCTCTTTATCTTCATAAATTACACCCATTTCTTCTAGCATTTGTACCGTTTTCGGTTCCATCTTAAACTGTTGCACGCCAAAAGGAATTTTCCGGTTATCATATGTATATTGAGGTAAAGTATCATCAACCCACGTTTTGAAAGCTGGATATTCCTCTTTTGCTTCTTCAACCTTCTTTTCACTACATGGCTTAAGTGCGCGACGAATCGCTTCTGGGGGTAAAAGTCGGCTGCTAAACCACTTTTCCGACTGTACCTCTTTTAATCTATGTACAGTTATATCTGCTGCATGATGTAGAAAACGAATAATATCTCTTGCTTGAAGTCTACCATTGAAATCTGTTAAAGCAGCAAACACCCAAGAAGCTGTATAAGCTTCTTTAGCATTATCTGAACCTAACCTTTTACCCCATAGTTTTTCTAATCTATCGCTTAATTCTTCTTTCGTTAAGTTATAAATAATTGATTTTTCTGCCCCTATAACTTCAGACTCACTACATATCCAAAAAACTAATCTTAAAAATGAGTTTTGATTCCAAGATAAATCATAAGAACGATAAAGATTTTCAAATTGTTGTAAATTTTGGCTAATAGTGTAACGTAGAAAATCACGACGTAGAAAAATAATTATTCCCAGATAAGACTGCCTAATTTCTGATAATTTATTTGGCAAATCTTCAATCAAAGCTTTTAAAGCAGTTTTTTCTTTTGGCTCGAAAGCAATATTTGGGAAAATATCTTCTAGACCATCAAATAAAATAACAATACGCAGTCCTTTATTTTTTAAATCGCGGTTAATCAGACTAAGACTATTAATCTGGCTATCTTCAGAACTAATGCCTATAGCTCTAGCAATTTCAGTAATCCAAAATTCTGTCCATTGAGGCTCGTCCCAATTTTTATCTGTCAGCGCTCTTTTTATTCTATCGACAGACTCTGAGTGTAAAAATTCCTGCTGACTATTTGCAACGGATTCTCTTACCTCGCTTCTCGCTTCGTTGATAATATGCCTAGCATTATCGCCAAGTTTACCTGATTGCAAAAGAGGAAATATGTAAATATTATCATTTGATATTGTTTCAGTCTTATCAATACGATTTAAAAATCTTTCCCAATATTTGAAGCGTGACAGCTGGATATAATTAAATGTTTTACCTGCTCCTTTAGCTCCTATTGATACTACACGAGGTAACTCATCTCTAAATTTAGTTGCCAAGTTTTTTAAAGGCTCTGTTACTAATAAATCTTCTCCTTGACCTTCTTCGGCATATATATAGCGTTCGCAAACATCTCTAAGCCTACGAACTGCTATTAACTTATCTTGCGCTTCTTTAGGTTCTGACTTCACATCTTGATTTATCGTTACACCAAACTGATTTTGTACCCAACTTCTGGCAATTTCCATCACTGAAGTTGGATTTAATTTAGAACGTGCCTCATCCCAATTATTAATATAAAGTAATTCTTGAGCAAAGTAAGTATTTTGAGTATCGAGTCTTGTAGAGTATATATTATCTTCTTCTGGTTGCACATAAGCAGACTGAAATCTCACTGATGCATCTTCAAAAGCTGGCAATGATTTTAGTTCTGGCGTTAACATACTAATAATTAAAGATGGGTCGTAATATTGTGCATCATCAATGCTTGCTTTTGATGGTGCAACTTGACCAATTTGTTTTAAAACCAGACTTGTTCCAGTGACCGACTGTTCCGTAATTGTTGTCACTAAAAATCGCTGAAATCTTGGATCAAAAATTATCGGACTAGATATCTCGCTTAAACCTGCTCTCAAATCAATAAATACATAGTCAACCCCAATCGCTTTACCTAATCGATGAATTGCATTACCACATTCCCATGTTCCATCAGGACTTGAAACTAACTGTTCTGGAAGAATTGGTGTATCTAGCAGTTCATTATCATTAAGGCAGGCAGGTAAAAAATATATAATTGATTTACCTTCTTGTTTCGGAGATTTTTTGACTTCTTTAGCAAATATTGAAAGTGTTTGCTCAATATCAATTGGAGAATAGTGGTAAGATTCCAGGAAATCAATAAAGGAAACTGTGGGTTGCTGTTTTTCTGAACGGTTCCAGTATGTCAAGCCGGGAGCTTCTAAATCTGCATCAATTACTAATACACTAATAGACTTATCTAACTCTTTAGCTCGATCTAACAATGCGAATAAATGAGCCGCTAAATTTAATGTTCTTCCTACACCACCCTTGAAGGAATAAAATGCAATTAAATTTGGTTTGTCATTATATGGTTTTGGAAGTTTAATCAGTGTTGTTGATATATCTTCTGTTTCTGAATCGCCATCAATATAAGCAATTTCTTCCCAAAATGGACGCACAGAGACATCAGTAATATCATTCTCTTCCCCTGGAATAAACTCTACTGGCAAAGTAGCATCACCAAGGTCAAGCTGAATTAATGATTGCTCTTCTTGATACCAATCTCCAAACCATTCTTGTAAAGAGGTTTTAGCATTTTCTAGACTTTTCTTTTCATAATTCAGTCCTATTTCTAAAGCATCAGAGAAACAGCGAATCCTTACTACCCCATCCGGAAGCTTACTGCCATAATTAGTATGGCGGCTAACAACTCGCCGAATATCAAGCCATGTGAATAGTTTTGAAAATGTTTTTTTACTCATGGTCGTTTTAGTTCCCCATCAATCCATGCAACAATCTCTAGCAGTTTTTTTTCAAGTTCCTCGTCTGTTGCTCCCGTAGAACAGCAACCACCGTAACGCCACATCTGATTCAATTCACCAGCCGAAAATTTTCTTTCATCATAACCATTATTACTTCTGAGTTTTTCCATACTTAGTTGTGATGGTAATCTGACATTTCCTCCAACACGCAAGTAATCAAGAAGTTTATTAATATCATGTTGAAACTCGTAGATGTTTGTACATAAATCAGTACGTTTTTTCCCTTCTCGTCTCATTAATATTGCTTTCAGACCGCATTCAACCGCGTAAAATAACAGTAATCGATGAGAGTTTTTCCTCTGTTCTTTAGCAGAAGTAATGTAGACAGATTTATTCTCTCGCCAAGCTTTCTCTATTTCTCTATCTGTAAAAGGAATCGTCATGAAGGAATTTAAAAACTCCCAGAAGTAAGAGTATATACATATACTTTATGGCAAAATAGCAATACCCGATTGACAAGTTTCAAACTGAATATCGATGAAGATTGAAGGTTTTTGCTCAAATGTGTAGACGTGGTTGTCTGTAACATCACATTTATTCATCTCACATCTGCTGTCCATTCAACCAAGCTGATAAATCATCCATACTCGAAAAATCAAATAGTGCCTCTGCCAAATCTTCTAACTGCGTAGTTGATAATTGTTTAAGTCTTGCTTCTAATTCAGGTGTCACCAAACCAATCCTCCGGTTAAGCTGGCGGGCAATTATGACAAATTCACCTTCTAATTTCCCTTCTAATTTCCCTTCTAATTTCCCAGCTAGTTTTCCTACTTCTATCCCTTCTTGCATCCAACTTGTCACAATTTCCATAACTTCCTCTTGCTTTACTGGTTCAAATTTAGCAATTTCAGCCTTGAAAATATCTTCTTCTACAGCATTCAATTTTAGGTAAGTATCCACGAATCCCGAAATCATTTTTATCTTGGCTGGATTTAGACGCAATGTCGCTAAAAGACGTAGACATTCTGACTTGACGCGAGGACGTTCTTCAGGTGCTATCCTCATTTTAGCCATTAACGCACTAGCAACGGGATTTTCTTGTTGGAGAAAGTCACGCCAATTTAGACGATTTAATTGGATGACTTCGTAGTTGAAGTTGAGGACTACTTTATCGGGAAATACTATTTCAAAAATATTGGGTTGTTGGGTGCGTGGTGTGTCGTGGGAAAACACAACGATTGGATATACAGGAATGCCAAATTTCTCATATAGTCTGGAGAAATAACGAAACATTCTTTGCCCAAAATCGGCTTGGACATAGGACTGATTTTCGATATGAATCAGAAAACAAGTTTCCTGTTCTCTAAATTGACATTTGACGATTAAATCAGCTTCGTATTGTTCTCCGGCTGTAACATCGGTAAAAACTTCTTTATCGAGAAATACTAATGTGTCAGATTCTAAATAACTTACTACTTTTGGGAAAAATAACTCTAAAAATTCAACAATAAATGTCGATAAAAGTTCTTTAAACAATCTATCATGATCGATCATGTTAGTATAGCCCCTCCCATTAACCGTTCATAGCGATATTTTAATTCTGCTTTCATCAAAAACCAGCGTTCTAAACTAAAGTCAATTTCTATCACTTTCTCTGCCGCTTGTCGTGCCAAAATTAAGATTTCTTCATCTTCTACTAAACTAGCTAAAGCAAAGTCAGCAACACCTGATTGTCTAGTGCCTAATACTTCACCCGGACCACGAAAACGCATGTCCATTTCTGAGATAAAAAAGCCATCTTGTGATTGTTCTAATACTTTTAAACGCTGTTGGGCATCTGGGCTTTTAGAACTACTCATTAATAAACAGTAGGATTTTGCCGCACCACGTCCAACTCTTCCTCGTAATTGATGCAGTTGCGATAATCCAAATCTTTCAGCATGTTCGATTAACATAACTGAGGCATTGGGTACATCTACCCCAACTTCAATAACGGTGGTGGAAACAATGACTTGGGTTTCGTTATTGCGGAATTTATTGATAGCTTCTTCTTTTTCCGCTGAACTCATGCGTCCATGTAATAACCCAACTTGAAACTCTGGAAAAACGCTTTCTTGGAGTTTTTGATGTTCTTCTACTGCTGAACGTAAATCGAGTTTTTCTGATTCTTCCACCAATGGCAAAACTATATAAATTTGTCTCCCCTGAACAATTTCTCGACGCATCAAATCGTATGCTTCGCTGCGCTGACTTGCCGTAAGTGCGGTGGTTTGGATTGCTTGTCTTCCTGGTGGTAATTCGTCGATTTGACTAACATCTAAATCCCCATGAATTGTTAAGGCTAAGGTGCGGGGGATAGGAGTTGCTGTCATTGTTAATACGTGGGGCTGTTCACCTTTTTGCTGTAACTTTGCCCGCTGTTCGACACCAAAACGGTGTTGTTCATCGATGACAACTAAGCCTAAACGATTGAATTTTACCGGATCTTGAATTAATGCATGGGTTCCTACTAGTAAGGGTAATTCTCCTGTCGATAGTTGAGAGTGAATTTGTCGCCTTTTTACTACTTTTGTCGAGCCTGTCAGTAATTCTACGGGGAGATGCAGCAGGTTAAACCAGCTAACTAACTTCCGATAATGCTGTTCTGCTAACACTTCCGTGGGTGCCATGAGTGCCGCTTGATACCCTGATTGGATAGCTGCAAGGATTGCAATGATGGCTACTACTGTTTTCCCGGAACCCACATCCCCCTGGACGAGGCGATTCATGGGGGCGGGTTTTTGCAGGTCGGTGAGAATGTCATTTAGCACCCGTTCCTGCGCTCCTGTAAGCTGAAATGGGAGAATTTTGTAAAATTCGTCCAAAAGTTCACCAGTGGGGGCAAGGATGGCGCTGGTTTGCACTTGTTTTGCTTGTTTTTGGCGCTGGAGTAAGCCTAGTTGGAGATAGAAAAATTCATCGAAAACGAGGCGACGACGGGCAGCTTTGAGGGAATCGTTTTCGGGGGGAAAGTGGATATTATTGATGGCTGCTTTCAGTTCCATCAAGTTATATTTTTGACGTAATCCGCTAGGTAAGGGATCTTTGAGGTGAATGGTGGCGGGCATAGCAGCGATAACTGCCTCCCTGATCATGTTAGCAATGACACCTTCTGTTAGGGCATAGATTGGGACAACTCGTCCAATTGTTAAGGATTCGATGGTGTCACCGGGATGTCCGAGAACCTCCATTTCGGGATTGTCGATGGTTTTGCCGTATTTGGTTTCTTTCACAAGTCCGCAAGCGGCAATGATGGTTCCTGGTGCGTATTGCCGTTTCATTCCCTCTTGCCAGCCGCGACTAGCATACCTTGCTCCGGCATAGAAGCGGCTAATTTTGATTCTGCCACTGTTGTCTCTTACTTGTAGTTCAAAGATGCTAAGTTTTTTGTTTTTAGGACTGGTAAAGCAGTTACAGCTTTTGATGGTGGCAATAATTGTAACACTTTCCCCGGCTTTAAGTTCGCTAATATTGACTTGGTGTGCGTAGTCGATGTGATCGCGGGGATAGTAGAAAAGTAAGTCCCTAACTGTACATAATCCTAGACGGGCGAGTTTTTCGGCTCTACGAGGTCCAATTTCCGCTAATTCGCTGAGTTTTTGGTCGATTTCTGGGGCAAGTCTGCGGCTGAGTTCTGTGACTATGGGGGTTTTGGGATTTTTAAGCAGAGATTTGGACACTTTTGGGCTGTCTTCTAGTTTATCTTCGGGTTCTCCTGCTTCGATTTTTTGAAGTTGATAAATATAGCGACGGGTTTGGGCAATGAGGCTTTGACGTTGTTCGAGGTTGAGGTTGGGATAATCAGCATAATTGGCAGCTAATTCTTGCCAGCGTTCGCGGTGGGGTTCTGTGGGGGTATTATCCTGTTGAACCAGCATCTCTGGTGAAAACTTCCCGAATGTCAAACACAGAAATTCGCTAAAACGGTATTGTCTCCCCATCAAATCGCCAAATCCTTTTTCGGCTTCGATGGTGAGGGCTTTTTGCAGTCGCAACCAATCTGGTTTTTCGGTAGTCATGGAATCGAGAAGGGAGCGGGGGAGTGGGGGAGCGGGGGAGGAGAAAAATAGATCTATCTGGTAGACAACCGCTGAAACAAAGCTACCGTTGGTAATAGATGAATAGCGGCTCAAGTCTTTTGACTTTTATTTGATTTCCCTAGTACAGCATGGCGTAAATAAACCATTTAAAATAAGCGAAAAGCATATTTTATCTGCTTTATTCCTTCTGCCTCCTGCCCTTCGACAAGCTCAGGGTAACACCTTCTTACTTCTTACTTCATGTACTAGTGCAATAATTCTTCGACTTGGTGTTGACTCCACAAACTTCTGTATAACCCTTGTTGCTGTACAAGTTCAATATGTGTACCAATTTGGATAATTTTACCTTGATCCATGACAAAAATTCGGTCGGCAGCAGCTGCGGCAGAAAGTTGGTGAGTAATAAAAACAACTGTTTTGCGGTGAACTCCACCGGAGAGGTTGTTTAAAATTGCGGTGGCAGTTTGATTATCAACGCTGGAGAGGGCATCATCTAAAATTAGTACCGATGCATCTACAATCATCGCCCTTGCTAAAGCTGTGCGTTGTCTTTGTCCACCTGAGAGAGTTATACCTCGTTCTCCAACTATGGTTGTATATTTTTGGGGAAAGTTCTGGATTTCAGCGTGAATTTGGGCAGTTTTGGCGGCTGACTCCACTTGCTCGTATTCAGCAAGAGGATCGCCGTAGCGGATATTATTTTGGATGGTGGTACTAAAGAGAAAACTATCTTGGGGTACATACGCGATCGCATTCCTCAAATCATCTAGTTTTATCTGGGTAATGTCTACCCCATCTAGAAATAATTGTCCTGGTTGAATATTCAATAAACGGGGTAATGCATTCGCTAAGGTGGATTTTCCAGAACCAATTGCTCCGACAATTGCTACGGTTTCCCCTGGGGATATAGTAAAGTTCAAATCTTGTAAAGCTGCTTTTTTGGCACCTTGGTAAGTATAGCTGAGGTTTTTGGCTGCTAATTCCCCCTTAACTTGGGACATTTCTAAATCAATTGCTTCAGATTCAGTTTTAATTTTCGGTTTCGCAGCAAAAATCGCATCAATTCGATCGATGCTCACCTCACCCCGTTGATATGCTGTAATTGTAAAACCCAACAACGTAGTTGGAAAAACCAATCTTTCCACATAGATTAACAAGGCAACAAAATCACCAACACTCAAACTACCTGCTGCGATTCTTTCTGTCCCTAGCCAAATAATAATCAACGAGCTAACGCTAGCAAGCCCACCAATCAGTGGGAAAAGGGTATTTCGAGTTTTTGCAAGTGTGAGGTTTGCCCCCAGGAGTTGGCGATTTTTCTGGGCAAAGGCTCTTCTTTCATTTTCCTCTTGGGCGTAGATCTTAATCAAGGCAATACCGCTGATATCTTCCTGGATTAATTCACTCACATCAGAGATTTTTTCTTGTACAGCAGCCTGTTGATTGCGAAGGCGATCGCTAAACAAATGTACAATCAAAAACATGAATGGATATATTACCACTGCTGTCAATGTCAACTCCACATTAATACTCAGCATGAAAGGTAGAGTCAACGCATAGGCAAAAACAGTATTCGCCAAACTCAACACCGCAAAACCCAACAACCTGCGGATATTATCCACATCGCTTGTGGCTCGACTAATTAAGTCACCTGTGGTATTACTATCAAAATAGGAGGGTTCTAGGGTTAATAGGTGCTCGAAAATCCTTTGCTTGAGGTCAAATTCTACCTGTCTTCCCACACCAAATAGCCAAATCCGTGAAGCCATCCGAATCAACCACATAGCTGATGTCAGGAGAAAAATTGGCACTACATATTGAAAAACCTGATTTAAACTAAACCCTTTGGAAAGTTGATCCACACAAGCACGAACCAACTGTGGGATATAGACACCTAACCCATTGACAATAAATAGAGTCACTATACCCCAGGTTGCATCACGCCAATGGGGAAGTATATAAGCACCCAGTCTTGCAAGTCTTCTTGATCGCACCATTACAGCAATTAAACATATGTGCTTATGTTATAACAATACCTCTGCCAAATTAAGAGGATTCAACGCCCGTAGAAACGTGATGAATACGCCCTAAAGAAGTAAGCTTGGCAAAAATCCGGGTTAATAAAATAGGCTCAGGGATTTCTGGAAGCATTTTTAAGATCTCATGGACATATCGAAAGCCACGATAATGAGCCTTAAGATCAATAATGCCGGAGTCAGGATTCAGGATGCGGAAATCAGCGAGAAGATGATGAGATAAATTAACCATAAAGAATGCTAGATTAGCAGCATTAGTCACCGCAGTTTGACCGATGTTCATAAAGTCTTCCAATCCCCAAAATTGCTTGGCATCACGGAAGTTAAACTCGATCTGAAAGCGTAGTTTGTAGTAGTCAATTATTTTCTCAGATGACAACTTTAGGTCACTAGAAAACAGAATTACGTGACTGCGAGCATTAGTTTTCAGATTTGTTTTCACCAAAATAACTACATTCAGTGACTGGGCAAATTCTTTGTGCAGTAAAGTAGCTTGGTAAGTATCGGTTTGGATATCCTCTTCGATACTACTTTGACGCAAATATTCATCAGAAATATTACGCCAGTC includes:
- a CDS encoding hydantoinase B/oxoprolinase family protein, translated to MSTIPKPDPVRLEIFKNLYQFIAEQMGIVLQNTATSVNIKERLDFSCAIFDKAGLLVANAPHIPVHLGSMSESVRSLICDKGSTIKPGNVYLSNNPYNGGTHLPDVTAITPVFDLEEKQVIFYVASRGHQADIGGITPGSMPPHSTTIVEEGIMFDNFLLVAGGNFLETSVRSHLVTHPYPARNPDQNIADFKAQIAANNRGVQELLKMVDKYGIETVQAYMKFVQDNAEEAVRRAIDVLKDSEFIYEMDGGARIKVKVTINQENSSAIIDFTGTSTQLNSNFNAPKAVTQAAVLYVFRTLVDDNIPLNAGCLNPLEIIIPVGCMLNPIYPAAVVAGNVETSQTIVDALYGALGIMAASQGTMNNFTFGNEKYQYYETICGGSGAGIDFDGTDGVHSHMTNSRLTDPEVLETRYPVMVESFSLRPESGGKGKHQGGNGIIRRIKFLEPMTANILSGHRLVPPFGLNGGERGLVGSNWVQRQDGSRENLGSTATTQMQPGDIFVIETPGGGGFGNEENSSLIR
- a CDS encoding hydantoinase/oxoprolinase family protein gives rise to the protein MLKVFADRGGTFTDVVAVTNNQEIIDRLATYPQRFLIVPLPNKEWIIVHKLLSENPEQYPDAAIQGIRDILGIPKNQPIPTEEIEVVKMGTTVATNALLERKGDRVALLITQGFKDALRIGYQNRPDIFARHIILPTMLYEQVIEVEERYDAHGQELIPVNIQQVRQDLAAAYDQGILSCAIVFMHSDRYHAHEQQVALLAQEIGFTQISVSHQVSPLMKLVSRGDTTVVDAYLTPILRRYVNQVSGQLPGVRLMFMKSDGGLVAAAKFQGKDSILSGPAGGIVGAVQSCKRGGFESIITFDMGGTSTDVAHFHGEYERQLDSEIAGIRMRVPVLAINTIAAGGGSILAFDGSSYRVGPESAGSNPGPACYRRGGKLTVTDANVLLGKIHPQYFPAVFGMDGNLPLDREIVVDKFAELAVNTGNHHTPEQAASGFIAIAVENMANAIKKISLQRGYDVTEYVLCCFGGAGGQVACLLADNLGMKRIFLHPYAGVLSAYGMGLADVRTIREAGVEEVLSQGLVSRLQVLMQGLEEEEGKEFKTQKNTEGSAEVRGGLIGENTLEVMRKVSLKYAGTNSVLGVDFDLNWQQMRDKFEVEHKLRYGFIQLEKAVIVESISVELIQKMDTPEEPFVCRSRSLLELPKPVEIVRMFTADKWHDTPVYQREDLQPGDRIQGTAIIVEKISTIVVEPNWEARLTELNHLVLQRQN
- a CDS encoding ParA family protein; the protein is MSKKTFSKLFTWLDIRRVVSRHTNYGSKLPDGVVRIRCFSDALEIGLNYEKKSLENAKTSLQEWFGDWYQEEQSLIQLDLGDATLPVEFIPGEENDITDVSVRPFWEEIAYIDGDSETEDISTTLIKLPKPYNDKPNLIAFYSFKGGVGRTLNLAAHLFALLDRAKELDKSISVLVIDADLEAPGLTYWNRSEKQQPTVSFIDFLESYHYSPIDIEQTLSIFAKEVKKSPKQEGKSIIYFLPACLNDNELLDTPILPEQLVSSPDGTWECGNAIHRLGKAIGVDYVFIDLRAGLSEISSPIIFDPRFQRFLVTTITEQSVTGTSLVLKQIGQVAPSKASIDDAQYYDPSLIISMLTPELKSLPAFEDASVRFQSAYVQPEEDNIYSTRLDTQNTYFAQELLYINNWDEARSKLNPTSVMEIARSWVQNQFGVTINQDVKSEPKEAQDKLIAVRRLRDVCERYIYAEEGQGEDLLVTEPLKNLATKFRDELPRVVSIGAKGAGKTFNYIQLSRFKYWERFLNRIDKTETISNDNIYIFPLLQSGKLGDNARHIINEARSEVRESVANSQQEFLHSESVDRIKRALTDKNWDEPQWTEFWITEIARAIGISSEDSQINSLSLINRDLKNKGLRIVILFDGLEDIFPNIAFEPKEKTALKALIEDLPNKLSEIRQSYLGIIIFLRRDFLRYTISQNLQQFENLYRSYDLSWNQNSFLRLVFWICSESEVIGAEKSIIYNLTKEELSDRLEKLWGKRLGSDNAKEAYTASWVFAALTDFNGRLQARDIIRFLHHAADITVHRLKEVQSEKWFSSRLLPPEAIRRALKPCSEKKVEEAKEEYPAFKTWVDDTLPQYTYDNRKIPFGVQQFKMEPKTVQMLEEMGVIYEDKEKDNEARFYMPEIFREGLGFSGKGARPRILVLKRKVLGKGIL
- a CDS encoding DUF4351 domain-containing protein — encoded protein: MIDHDRLFKELLSTFIVEFLELFFPKVVSYLESDTLVFLDKEVFTDVTAGEQYEADLIVKCQFREQETCFLIHIENQSYVQADFGQRMFRYFSRLYEKFGIPVYPIVVFSHDTPRTQQPNIFEIVFPDKVVLNFNYEVIQLNRLNWRDFLQQENPVASALMAKMRIAPEERPRVKSECLRLLATLRLNPAKIKMISGFVDTYLKLNAVEEDIFKAEIAKFEPVKQEEVMEIVTSWMQEGIEVGKLAGKLEGKLEGKLEGEFVIIARQLNRRIGLVTPELEARLKQLSTTQLEDLAEALFDFSSMDDLSAWLNGQQM